From the genome of Equus asinus isolate D_3611 breed Donkey chromosome 24, EquAss-T2T_v2, whole genome shotgun sequence, one region includes:
- the FUT9 gene encoding 4-galactosyl-N-acetylglucosaminide 3-alpha-L-fucosyltransferase 9 translates to MTPASKGILRPFLIVCIILGCFVACLFIYIKPTNSWIFSPMESASSVLKMKNFFSTKTDYFNETTILIWVWPFGQTFDLTSCQAMFNIQGCHLTTDRSLYNKSHAVLIHHRDISWDLTNLPQQARPPFQKWIWMNLESPTHTPQKSGIEHLFNLTLTYRRDSDIQVPYGFLTVSTNPFMFEVPSKEKLVCWVVSNWNPEHARVKYYNELSKSIEIHTYGQAFGEYVNDKNLIPTISTCKFYLSFENSIHKDYITEKLYNAFLAGSVPVVLGPSRENYENYIPADSFIHVEDYNSPSELAKYLKEVDKNDKLYLSYFNWRKDFTVNLPRFWESHACLACDHVKRHQEYKSVGNLEKWFWN, encoded by the coding sequence ATGACACCAGCATCCAAAGGAATTCTCCGCCCATTTTTAATCGTCTGCATTATCCTGGGCTGCTTCGTGGCATGTCTGTTCATTTACATCAAGCCCACCAACAGCTGGATCTTCAGTCCAATGGAGTCAGCCAGCTCAgtgctgaaaatgaaaaatttcttctCCACCAAAACTGATTATTTTAATGAAACTACTATTCTGATTTGGGTGTGGCCTTTTGGGCAGACCTTTGATCTTACATCCTGCCAAGCAATGTTCAATATCCAAGGATGCCACCTCACAACAGACCGTTCTCTGTACAACAAATCTCATGCAGTTCTGATCCATCACCGAGACATCAGTTGGGATCTGACTAATTTACCTCAGCAGGCTAGGCCACCCTTCCAGAAATGGATCTGGATGAATTTGGAATCACCCACTCACACACCCCAAAAGAGTGGTATTGAGCACCTGTTCAATCTGACTCTGACTTATCGCCGCGACTCAGATATCCAAGTGCCTTATGGCTTCTTGACAGTGAGCACAAACCCCTTCATGTTTGAAGTGCCAAGCAAAGAGAAGTTAGTGTGCTGGGTTGTAAGTAACTGGAACCCTGAGCACGCCAGGGTCAAGTATTACAATGAACTAAGCAAAAGTATTGAAATCCATACCTATGGGCAAGCATTTGGAGAGTATGTGAATGATAAAAATTTGATTCCTACCATATCTACTTGcaaattttatctttcctttgaaAACTCCATCCACAAAGATTACATCACAGAAAAGCTCTACAATGCTTTTCTGGCTGGCTCTGTACCTGTTGTTCTGGGGCCATCTAGGGAAAACTATGAAAATTATATTCCagcagattcattcattcatgtggaGGATTATAACTCTCCCAGTGAGCTAGCAAAGTATCTGAAGGAGGTTGACAAAAACGATAAGTTATACCTTAGTTACTTTAACTGGAGGAAGGATTTCACAGTAAATCTTCCACGATTTTGGGAATCACATGCATGCTTGGCTTGTGATCATGTGAAAAGGCATCAGGAATATAAATCTGTCGGTAATCTAGAGAAATGGTTTTGGAATTAA